The Fusobacterium necrophorum subsp. necrophorum genome has a window encoding:
- a CDS encoding AAA family ATPase encodes MENIIVRLLGIQIFNLKNVKKGKMSFLNSNVKKTLALQLGDILGIYGQNGSGKTTIIEVLSILKSILTTVPLDSELKNLITYGEENTVLLFKFYIEFKDKKYVVDYEITIEKTKDNSVVISKEIIKYSICIDSKWKNTQLLIKMPFNNKSSQINKYYENSSKQDNLLKILVNQGISQKLRISSIFFSENRAMLKKDTDLSFIINALEYYGMLNLFIVSNKDIGMITLNLLLPFKIKNLNSCGDLPIQIDKNENVVVNEQIYPSVEKTIEEINIVLKKIIPKLQLKIEKQRKEILPDGHFNIIADFRSIRDGKPISLRYESEGIKRIISILGVLIAVYHEPSVCVAIDELDSGIFEYLLGEILEVLSHEIKGQLIFTSHNLRILEKIDKKNIIFSTANPANRYIRFKYVKPNNNLRDLYLRDLIIQEQDEKLYEETKQSDIKRAFYRAGVADEKR; translated from the coding sequence ATGGAAAATATAATTGTAAGACTGTTAGGAATCCAAATTTTTAATTTGAAAAATGTGAAAAAAGGGAAAATGAGTTTTTTAAATTCGAATGTAAAAAAAACTTTAGCATTGCAATTAGGAGATATTTTAGGAATTTACGGACAGAATGGTTCGGGAAAAACTACAATAATAGAAGTTTTATCTATATTAAAATCTATTTTAACAACTGTTCCTTTAGATAGTGAGTTGAAGAATTTAATTACTTATGGGGAAGAAAATACTGTTCTTTTATTTAAATTTTATATTGAATTCAAGGATAAAAAATATGTTGTGGATTATGAAATTACAATTGAGAAAACAAAGGATAATAGTGTTGTTATTTCAAAAGAGATTATAAAGTATTCTATCTGTATTGACAGCAAATGGAAAAACACTCAGTTATTAATAAAAATGCCATTTAATAACAAATCTTCTCAAATCAATAAATACTATGAAAACAGTTCGAAACAGGATAATTTATTAAAAATTTTGGTAAATCAAGGGATATCACAAAAATTAAGAATTTCTTCAATCTTTTTTTCAGAAAATAGAGCTATGCTAAAAAAAGATACAGATTTGAGTTTTATTATAAATGCTCTAGAATATTATGGAATGCTAAATTTATTTATTGTTTCTAATAAAGATATTGGAATGATAACTTTAAACTTGTTACTTCCTTTTAAAATAAAAAATTTAAATTCTTGTGGAGATTTACCGATTCAAATTGATAAAAATGAAAATGTTGTTGTAAATGAACAAATCTATCCTAGTGTGGAAAAAACTATTGAAGAAATCAATATTGTTTTAAAAAAAATTATTCCAAAGCTCCAATTAAAAATAGAAAAACAAAGAAAAGAAATACTTCCTGACGGTCATTTTAATATTATTGCTGATTTTCGCTCCATTCGAGATGGAAAACCAATTTCTTTACGATATGAATCAGAAGGGATTAAAAGGATTATATCCATATTAGGAGTACTTATTGCTGTATATCATGAACCTTCTGTTTGTGTGGCCATTGATGAGCTAGATTCTGGAATTTTTGAGTATTTATTAGGAGAAATTTTGGAAGTGTTGTCTCACGAAATAAAAGGGCAATTAATTTTTACCTCTCATAATTTAAGAATTTTAGAAAAAATAGATAAAAAGAATATTATTTTTTCAACAGCAAACCCAGCAAATCGATATATACGATTTAAATATGTCAAGCCTAATAATAATTTGAGAGATTTGTATTTGAGAGATTTGATTATTCAGGAACAAGATGAGAAACTCTATGAAGAAACAAAGCAATCTGATATAAAAAGAGCTTTTTATCGCGCAGGTGTTGCAGATGAAAAAAGGTAA
- a CDS encoding nucleoside-diphosphate sugar epimerase/dehydratase — MENPKLRGLIKIMIDSLIIILSVVIPFVLKFESNWRINFRQIFTLLYLVIFLSGYFLLCLQYHSWKYSNYRDNVEIIILNVITSVVFFVSIAIFNFRYTITTLPITLVFSIFLQLFVRFLYSSLRYYQMNGEIVEKKTKTFVYGAGEAGVLLARETLFNKKFPYQIVGYLDDNSNKIGTYIYDIKVLGEGKDLEKLIQSMDVHHIILAIPSISEVKLKQMLEKLNKIPYLKIKILGGIHDLVIDQNVESHIREIQIEDLLGRRPIEINGKEITKFIQEKVIFVTGGAGSIGSELCRQISAYHPKHLVIIDINENNLYLLELELKRKYPYLQLVSEVCSIRDLHKLEILFEKYKPQVLFHAAAHKHVPLMEHNPEEAIKNNVFGTRNIAACAEAFGLETMVLISTDKAVNPTSFMGATKRMCELIIEEYTKKHSKTKFCAVRFGNVLGSNGSVIPIFKQLIQEGKNLTVTHKDINRYFMTIPEAAQLVIEAGSFGKGGEIFILDMGEPVKIYDLAKDMIRLSGANVGIDIVGLRPGEKLYEELLYDVNKAVKTKNNKIFITQVEANEKAISSYYSKLEEVVFQQNVLEIRKLVQEIVKEYRGIIRY, encoded by the coding sequence ATGGAAAATCCGAAACTGCGAGGATTAATTAAAATTATGATTGATAGTTTGATTATTATATTATCAGTCGTTATTCCTTTTGTCTTAAAATTTGAATCAAATTGGAGAATTAATTTTCGTCAGATATTTACTTTGCTATATTTAGTAATTTTTTTATCAGGATATTTTTTATTGTGTCTTCAATATCATAGTTGGAAATATTCTAATTATCGGGATAATGTGGAAATTATTATCTTAAATGTGATTACCAGTGTTGTCTTTTTTGTTTCTATTGCTATTTTTAATTTTCGATATACAATAACAACCTTGCCTATCACATTAGTTTTTTCCATTTTTTTACAGCTTTTTGTCAGATTTCTTTATTCAAGTTTGCGCTATTATCAAATGAATGGTGAGATAGTAGAAAAAAAAACGAAGACATTTGTATATGGAGCAGGAGAAGCAGGAGTATTATTGGCAAGGGAGACACTTTTTAATAAAAAGTTTCCCTATCAGATTGTAGGATATTTAGACGATAATTCCAATAAAATAGGAACTTATATTTATGATATTAAAGTATTGGGAGAAGGAAAAGATTTAGAAAAGTTGATTCAATCTATGGATGTTCATCATATTATTTTAGCCATTCCTTCCATATCAGAAGTAAAATTAAAGCAAATGTTGGAAAAACTAAATAAGATTCCCTACTTAAAGATAAAAATTCTAGGGGGTATCCATGATTTAGTGATTGACCAAAATGTCGAAAGTCATATTCGAGAAATCCAAATCGAGGACTTATTAGGAAGAAGACCTATAGAAATTAATGGAAAGGAAATTACAAAATTTATCCAAGAAAAAGTCATTTTTGTAACAGGTGGAGCCGGAAGCATTGGTTCTGAATTATGTAGACAAATTTCAGCTTATCATCCCAAACACTTAGTCATTATCGATATCAATGAAAACAATTTATATCTTCTAGAATTAGAATTAAAAAGAAAATATCCTTATTTACAACTCGTCTCAGAGGTTTGCTCTATTAGAGATTTACATAAATTGGAAATCTTATTTGAAAAATATAAACCACAGGTATTATTTCATGCTGCTGCTCATAAACATGTTCCCTTAATGGAGCATAATCCAGAAGAAGCCATAAAAAATAATGTGTTTGGAACTAGAAATATAGCTGCCTGTGCAGAAGCATTTGGCTTAGAGACTATGGTTTTAATTTCCACGGATAAGGCTGTCAATCCAACTAGCTTTATGGGTGCCACAAAAAGAATGTGTGAATTGATTATCGAAGAATATACGAAAAAACATTCTAAAACAAAATTTTGTGCAGTACGATTTGGAAATGTATTAGGAAGTAATGGTTCAGTTATTCCTATCTTTAAGCAATTGATTCAAGAAGGAAAAAACTTAACTGTGACGCATAAGGACATCAATCGCTATTTTATGACCATTCCAGAAGCAGCGCAACTCGTCATTGAGGCAGGATCTTTTGGAAAGGGGGGAGAAATTTTTATTTTAGATATGGGCGAACCTGTCAAAATTTATGATTTAGCAAAGGACATGATTCGGCTTTCTGGCGCAAATGTAGGAATAGATATTGTAGGCCTTCGTCCCGGAGAAAAATTATATGAAGAACTACTTTATGATGTCAATAAGGCTGTCAAAACCAAGAATAATAAGATATTTATTACTCAAGTAGAAGCAAATGAAAAAGCTATCAGCTCCTATTATTCTAAATTGGAGGAAGTAGTTTTTCAACAAAATGTATTAGAAATTAGGAAATTGGTCCAAGAGATTGTCAAAGAATATAGGGGAATAATAAGATATTAA
- a CDS encoding LegC family aminotransferase, whose amino-acid sequence MKNINLSVPNLSLDIVDSLRECIETGWVSTGGKFIPEFEGKMAKYLHAKDTVGVQSGTAALHIALRILGVEHNDEVFAPTLTFIAAVNPIIYQGASPIFMDCDDTLCMDPIKLEKFCREECNFIEGKLINKKTQKHIKAIVIVHIFGNLANMEKIMDIAIQYNLKVLEDATEALGSYYTEGRYQGKFAGTIGDFGAYSFNANKIITTGGGGMLVSNSNFMLEKARFLSTQAKTDPLYFIHDEVGYNYRMLNLQAALGSSQIDHLEEFIATKERNYNHYLKGIEEINGLEILSFVDYGRTNHWFYSLIIDKEKYGVGRDELLQNLVEIGIQTRPIWGLIHEQKSHKKYQAYQIEKAKYYYERVLNLPCSSNLTKEEVNIVLARLKELKK is encoded by the coding sequence ATGAAAAATATAAATTTATCAGTTCCAAATCTTTCGTTAGATATTGTGGATTCTTTAAGAGAATGTATAGAAACAGGTTGGGTATCTACAGGTGGAAAATTTATCCCAGAATTTGAAGGGAAAATGGCAAAATATCTCCATGCAAAGGATACTGTAGGAGTACAAAGTGGAACGGCAGCATTGCATATAGCTTTGCGTATCCTAGGAGTCGAACATAATGATGAAGTGTTTGCTCCGACTTTAACATTTATTGCTGCAGTAAATCCAATTATTTATCAAGGAGCAAGTCCAATTTTCATGGATTGTGATGATACTTTGTGCATGGATCCAATCAAATTGGAAAAATTTTGTAGAGAAGAATGTAATTTTATTGAAGGCAAGTTAATCAATAAAAAAACTCAAAAACATATAAAAGCCATTGTAATTGTTCATATATTTGGAAATTTAGCAAATATGGAAAAAATTATGGATATTGCAATACAGTATAATTTAAAAGTTTTAGAAGATGCTACAGAAGCACTGGGATCTTATTACACAGAAGGCAGATATCAAGGAAAATTTGCAGGAACAATAGGAGATTTTGGAGCTTATTCCTTTAATGCAAACAAAATTATTACAACTGGTGGAGGAGGAATGCTTGTTTCGAATTCAAATTTCATGTTAGAGAAAGCTCGTTTTCTATCAACACAAGCCAAAACGGATCCTCTTTATTTTATTCACGATGAAGTAGGATATAACTACCGGATGCTAAATTTACAGGCAGCACTAGGAAGTTCACAAATTGATCATTTAGAAGAATTTATTGCAACAAAAGAAAGAAACTACAACCATTACCTAAAGGGGATTGAAGAAATTAATGGATTAGAAATTTTATCATTTGTAGATTATGGGAGAACCAATCATTGGTTTTATTCTTTAATAATTGATAAAGAAAAATATGGAGTAGGAAGAGATGAACTTTTACAAAACCTAGTAGAAATAGGTATCCAAACAAGACCTATTTGGGGGTTAATTCATGAACAGAAATCTCACAAAAAATATCAAGCTTATCAAATTGAAAAAGCAAAGTATTATTATGAGAGGGTATTAAATCTTCCATGTAGTTCTAATTTGACAAAAGAAGAGGTAAATATTGTATTAGCAAGATTAAAGGAGCTTAAAAAATAA
- a CDS encoding sugar transferase, with protein sequence MKISIRLFDIFIAIILSCILFIPCIIVGIIIKLDSEGTILYKQLRTGYQERNFYIYKFRTMRPNSDNNGAITIGNDNRITKIGKILRKTKLDEIPQLINILKGEMSFVGFRPDTPEYTQYYKEIEPNYFTIMPGITGKASIYLSNEEELMETIENAKEYYINEIIPQKVKLNEYHLKENSILNYIKIMIETFLKLAIKK encoded by the coding sequence ATGAAAATTTCTATAAGACTTTTTGATATTTTTATAGCGATAATATTATCTTGTATTTTATTTATTCCTTGTATTATAGTTGGAATAATAATAAAGCTAGATTCAGAAGGAACTATTTTATATAAGCAACTAAGAACAGGTTATCAAGAAAGAAATTTTTATATCTATAAATTTCGAACAATGAGACCTAATAGTGATAATAATGGAGCTATTACAATAGGAAATGATAATAGGATAACTAAAATTGGTAAAATATTGAGAAAAACGAAATTGGATGAAATTCCACAATTAATTAACATTTTGAAAGGGGAAATGTCCTTTGTCGGATTCAGACCAGATACACCAGAATATACTCAATATTATAAAGAAATAGAACCTAATTATTTTACTATCATGCCTGGAATTACAGGAAAAGCATCAATATATCTATCTAATGAGGAAGAATTAATGGAAACTATAGAAAATGCAAAAGAATATTATATCAATGAAATTATTCCCCAAAAAGTAAAGTTGAATGAGTATCATTTAAAAGAAAATAGTATATTAAATTATATTAAAATAATGATAGAAACATTTTTAAAACTAGCTATTAAGAAATAA
- a CDS encoding nucleotide sugar dehydrogenase → MIMVRKIAVVGMGYVGLPLAIAYAEKGYDVIGFDINKEKIQLYLDGKDPTNEVGEDKIQKTTLKFSYNEKDLQDRNFIIVAVPTPVLKNKMPDLRPLQRASAVVGRNLSQGAIVVYESTVYPGATEEVCLPILEQESKMKGGVDFKIGYSPERVNPADKVNTLTKIVKITSGMDEESGEEIAKVYGSIIEAGIHKASSIKVAEAAKVIENSQRDINIAFVNELAMIFDRIGIDTLEVLEAAGTKWNFLPYRPGLVGGHCIGVDPYYLADKANELGYHAQVILAGRRINDGMAKFVAEQTIKKMIENNLKIKDSKVLVMGLTFKENCPDLRNSKVADMVQELKDYGVEVLVVDPMADAKEAMKEYGIVLYKIEDIKDVDTIVVAVGHKEYRALQPKDFKEYFSVQYQKPLLIDVKSLYEKSEMEKEYQYWRL, encoded by the coding sequence ATAATTATGGTAAGGAAAATCGCAGTCGTAGGAATGGGGTATGTAGGATTACCCTTAGCTATTGCCTATGCAGAAAAAGGATATGATGTAATTGGGTTCGATATCAATAAAGAAAAAATTCAATTGTATTTGGATGGAAAAGATCCTACCAACGAAGTAGGAGAAGATAAAATTCAAAAAACAACTTTGAAATTCAGTTACAATGAAAAAGATTTACAGGATAGAAATTTTATTATTGTAGCAGTACCAACCCCTGTATTAAAAAACAAAATGCCTGATTTAAGACCTTTACAGCGAGCTTCTGCAGTAGTGGGTAGAAATTTATCCCAAGGAGCTATTGTGGTTTATGAATCTACTGTATATCCTGGAGCAACGGAAGAAGTTTGTTTACCAATCTTAGAACAAGAGTCTAAAATGAAAGGTGGAGTTGATTTTAAAATAGGATATTCCCCGGAAAGAGTAAATCCGGCAGATAAAGTAAATACTCTTACTAAAATTGTAAAAATTACTTCTGGAATGGACGAAGAAAGTGGAGAGGAAATCGCAAAAGTTTATGGTTCTATTATTGAGGCGGGAATTCATAAAGCCAGTTCCATTAAAGTGGCAGAGGCTGCAAAAGTAATTGAAAATTCTCAGAGGGATATTAATATTGCTTTTGTCAATGAATTAGCAATGATTTTCGATAGAATTGGGATTGATACATTAGAAGTTCTGGAAGCTGCCGGAACAAAATGGAATTTTTTACCATATCGACCCGGATTGGTAGGAGGACATTGTATAGGAGTAGATCCTTATTATTTGGCAGATAAAGCCAATGAATTGGGATATCATGCACAAGTAATACTGGCAGGAAGACGAATTAATGATGGAATGGCAAAATTTGTCGCAGAACAAACCATAAAAAAGATGATAGAGAATAATTTAAAGATTAAAGATTCCAAAGTATTAGTGATGGGATTAACTTTTAAAGAAAATTGTCCTGATTTAAGAAATTCTAAAGTGGCGGATATGGTTCAAGAATTAAAAGATTATGGAGTGGAAGTTTTGGTTGTAGACCCTATGGCTGATGCGAAAGAAGCAATGAAAGAATATGGAATTGTATTGTATAAGATAGAAGATATTAAAGATGTAGATACGATTGTAGTGGCAGTAGGACATAAGGAATACAGAGCTTTGCAACCAAAAGATTTTAAAGAATATTTCTCTGTTCAATATCAAAAACCATTATTGATAGATGTAAAATCTTTATATGAAAAGAGTGAAATGGAAAAAGAATACCAATACTGGAGGTTATAA
- a CDS encoding DegT/DnrJ/EryC1/StrS family aminotransferase yields MNIPLLNLKRQYTYLQKDIEQILSEILTGGAYINGLYVKKLEKELAEYLDVKHVMGVANGTDALVIALEALGVGKGDEVITSPFTFFATAEAISAVGATPVFVDVKLSDFNIDETKIEAAITDKTKVIMPVHIFGTPAEMDKIMEIAKKYNLYVIEDACQAIGAKYKDKMVGSIADISCFSFFPTKNLGTYGDGGLLTTNNDDLATVCRALKAHGSGEQGEKAFNYLNKIEAVVEESVNVDDTVYNPKKYYNYLIGHNSRLDELHAGILTVKLPYLDKWNDNRIKNAEYYDTKLDSKKYKKMQLDEKNKSVYHMYIIQTENRDNVVQELEKKNIGYGVYYPVPLHLQKVYKDLGYKLGSMPNAEYLSERTLAIPVDPELTEEERSYIVDILNNIGE; encoded by the coding sequence ATGAATATTCCTTTGTTAAATTTAAAGAGACAATACACATACTTACAAAAAGATATAGAACAAATTTTATCGGAAATTCTAACAGGAGGAGCCTATATCAACGGACTCTATGTTAAAAAATTAGAAAAAGAATTGGCTGAATATTTAGATGTAAAACACGTGATGGGAGTGGCAAACGGTACAGATGCATTAGTTATCGCTTTGGAAGCACTAGGGGTTGGAAAGGGAGATGAAGTTATTACTTCCCCATTTACCTTTTTTGCGACAGCAGAGGCAATTTCTGCCGTTGGAGCAACTCCAGTATTTGTTGATGTGAAATTATCCGATTTTAATATAGATGAAACAAAGATTGAAGCAGCAATCACAGATAAAACAAAAGTAATTATGCCAGTTCATATTTTCGGAACACCAGCAGAAATGGATAAAATTATGGAGATTGCAAAAAAATATAATTTATATGTTATCGAAGATGCATGTCAAGCCATTGGAGCAAAATATAAAGATAAGATGGTAGGTTCTATTGCGGATATTTCTTGTTTTTCTTTTTTCCCAACTAAAAATTTAGGAACTTATGGAGATGGGGGATTATTGACGACAAACAACGATGACTTAGCAACTGTTTGTAGAGCATTAAAAGCTCATGGTAGTGGAGAGCAAGGAGAAAAAGCATTTAATTATTTAAATAAAATTGAAGCTGTTGTCGAAGAAAGTGTAAATGTAGATGATACTGTTTACAATCCTAAAAAGTATTATAACTATTTAATTGGGCATAATTCCAGATTAGATGAATTGCATGCTGGAATTTTAACAGTGAAATTGCCCTATTTAGATAAATGGAACGACAATAGAATTAAGAATGCTGAATATTATGATACAAAATTAGATAGTAAAAAATATAAAAAAATGCAATTGGATGAAAAAAATAAAAGTGTGTACCATATGTATATCATACAAACAGAAAATAGAGATAATGTGGTGCAAGAATTGGAAAAAAAGAATATAGGATATGGAGTGTACTATCCAGTTCCTTTGCATTTACAAAAAGTATACAAAGATTTAGGATACAAATTAGGAAGCATGCCGAATGCTGAATATTTATCAGAAAGAACATTGGCAATTCCTGTTGATCCAGAGTTAACAGAGGAAGAACGAAGTTACATTGTTGACATATTGAATAACATAGGAGAATAA
- a CDS encoding UDP-3-O-(3-hydroxymyristoyl)glucosamine N-acyltransferase: MKLSEIGFGEVLRDGEFDWLGLTAEIYKGKHHLTFLMSEKFVEELNHNLGVSCVITSKEIAEKVRKDIGILVVNNPKKVFFEFHNQLAKEGFYIKMQKDNNISNKAMIADTVKIRGKNVVIEDNVIIEDNVVIYDDVTIKSGTRVGAGTIIGCRPFQFVKLENEVFSVDAIGSVFIDECAEIQCNTTIVKGVFGKTYIGKNVCIDNLVHIAHDVKIEENTLIVSGSIIGGRTRIAKNSYTGINASIKNGLILEENTRVSMGAVVSKNVSINQTVTGNLAIEHNKFMKKFKESLK; encoded by the coding sequence ATGAAACTATCTGAAATTGGTTTTGGAGAAGTACTAAGAGATGGAGAATTTGACTGGTTGGGACTCACTGCGGAAATATATAAAGGAAAGCATCACTTAACCTTTTTAATGTCTGAAAAATTTGTAGAAGAGTTGAATCATAATTTAGGAGTTTCCTGTGTGATAACTTCGAAAGAAATTGCAGAGAAAGTTCGAAAAGATATCGGAATTTTAGTTGTGAACAATCCTAAGAAAGTTTTTTTTGAGTTTCATAATCAATTGGCAAAAGAGGGATTTTATATAAAAATGCAAAAAGACAATAATATCTCAAACAAAGCAATGATAGCAGATACAGTTAAAATACGTGGAAAAAATGTCGTCATAGAAGATAATGTTATCATAGAAGATAATGTTGTTATTTATGATGATGTTACAATTAAATCTGGAACAAGAGTAGGAGCAGGAACTATTATTGGATGCCGACCTTTTCAATTTGTGAAATTAGAAAATGAAGTGTTTTCTGTGGATGCAATAGGGAGTGTTTTTATTGATGAATGTGCAGAAATACAATGTAATACAACCATTGTAAAAGGGGTATTTGGCAAAACTTATATAGGAAAAAATGTGTGTATTGATAATTTGGTCCATATAGCACATGATGTGAAAATTGAAGAAAATACATTAATTGTATCAGGAAGTATTATTGGAGGTAGAACTAGAATTGCCAAAAATTCATATACAGGAATTAATGCTAGTATAAAAAATGGATTAATATTAGAAGAAAATACTAGAGTAAGTATGGGAGCAGTAGTAAGTAAAAATGTTTCTATAAATCAAACTGTAACTGGAAATCTGGCTATAGAACATAATAAATTCATGAAAAAATTTAAGGAAAGTTTAAAATAA
- a CDS encoding glycosyltransferase family 4 protein, whose product MKNIWFINEYDLPPEFSKFRRRYDMSKYLLKKKKYNIHILCGSFIHGTENQYAYKEKYQKNIEYQGVHVHILRGVAYSSILKRVISMTLFGLKVAFFKFSKEERPDVIFSSSPHLFAALGAFILAKRNKAKFILEVRDLWPETWVQMGIIKQKGIIHRFFLLIEKILYIHANKIIFLGSRFDYFLNLGISKDKLEYISNGVDLEEFDKKTSLMIPLNKNKFNITYTGAMGKANNLDIILDLAKLVQKEKIQFHLIGYGPFKSFLEKRVLEENINNILFHNPINKNMVPEVLRNSDALIMAVLDIDLYKNGVSFNKLFEYWAASKPILFYGRITPDYIHETQSGMVGKNIEDFKEGCIKLYNMSESERKMLGDNGRRYVEENFSWEKLADKVDVILNEVLK is encoded by the coding sequence ATGAAAAATATATGGTTTATAAATGAATACGATCTTCCACCTGAATTTTCAAAATTTAGAAGAAGATATGATATGAGCAAATACTTATTAAAAAAGAAAAAATACAATATCCATATTTTATGTGGTTCTTTTATACATGGAACAGAAAATCAATATGCGTATAAAGAAAAGTACCAAAAAAATATAGAATATCAAGGAGTTCATGTTCATATTTTAAGAGGGGTTGCTTACAGCAGTATTCTTAAGCGAGTTATTTCTATGACCTTATTTGGATTAAAAGTTGCATTTTTTAAATTTTCAAAAGAGGAACGACCTGATGTGATTTTTTCTTCTTCTCCACATCTGTTTGCTGCTTTAGGAGCATTTATTTTAGCGAAAAGAAATAAAGCAAAATTTATTTTAGAAGTTCGAGATTTGTGGCCGGAAACATGGGTACAGATGGGGATTATAAAACAGAAAGGAATTATTCATCGCTTTTTTTTACTGATAGAAAAAATTTTATATATCCATGCAAATAAAATTATTTTTTTAGGCTCAAGATTTGATTATTTTTTGAACTTAGGAATTTCAAAAGATAAATTAGAATATATAAGCAATGGTGTAGATTTAGAAGAATTTGATAAAAAAACTTCCCTAATGATTCCTTTAAATAAAAATAAATTTAATATTACTTATACAGGAGCTATGGGGAAGGCAAATAATTTGGATATTATTCTTGATTTAGCAAAATTAGTTCAAAAGGAGAAAATACAATTTCATTTAATAGGATACGGACCTTTTAAATCTTTTTTAGAAAAAAGAGTTTTAGAGGAGAACATAAATAATATTCTATTTCATAATCCTATCAATAAAAATATGGTTCCGGAAGTACTAAGAAATAGCGACGCATTAATTATGGCAGTTCTAGATATTGATTTATATAAAAATGGTGTAAGTTTTAATAAATTATTTGAATATTGGGCTGCTTCCAAACCAATATTATTTTATGGAAGAATAACTCCAGATTATATTCACGAAACACAATCCGGGATGGTAGGAAAGAACATAGAGGATTTTAAAGAAGGATGTATAAAATTATATAATATGTCTGAATCAGAAAGAAAAATGTTAGGAGATAATGGTAGGCGATATGTAGAAGAAAATTTTTCTTGGGAAAAATTAGCAGATAAAGTGGATGTTATTTTGAATGAAGTTTTAAAATAA
- a CDS encoding Gfo/Idh/MocA family oxidoreductase — protein sequence MLNFVIIGCGRISHKIVDGIVSNKDKAKLIGVSDLISSKMNEIALKYQKKVNSKDSILKKENYKELLETLPIDIAIISTESGYHEEIALDCLEKRIHVIIEKPIAMSIQGAQKLVDKAKEKGVKLAACHQNRFNYPIQLLKKAIVENRLGKVYTGTARVLWYRDDNYYNQASWRGTWELDGGTFMNQCIHNIDLLNWMMDSEIDTVYSIANTFSRKIEGEDYGVILIQYKNGKIGTIEGSVITYPKNLEETLTIVGEKGTVVVGGTAVNKVDVWRVTGDNEEDFKQIDCGDPNSVYGYGHEALYKDFIEAIEKNREPLVNGVDGMLAIKIILAAYKSRKTGLPVKFDELKEFSTLEMKK from the coding sequence ATGTTAAATTTTGTGATCATTGGTTGTGGACGAATTTCACATAAAATTGTGGATGGAATTGTAAGTAATAAAGACAAAGCGAAATTAATAGGAGTTTCGGATCTTATTTCTTCAAAAATGAATGAAATTGCTTTAAAATATCAAAAGAAAGTAAATAGCAAGGATTCTATTCTAAAAAAAGAAAACTATAAAGAATTATTGGAAACACTTCCTATTGATATTGCTATCATATCTACAGAAAGTGGATATCATGAAGAAATAGCTCTAGATTGTTTAGAGAAAAGAATCCATGTCATTATAGAGAAACCGATTGCAATGTCTATTCAAGGGGCCCAAAAATTAGTAGATAAGGCAAAAGAAAAAGGAGTTAAATTAGCAGCTTGTCACCAAAATAGATTTAACTACCCAATTCAATTACTAAAAAAAGCAATTGTAGAAAATAGATTAGGAAAAGTATATACAGGAACAGCGAGAGTTCTATGGTATCGAGATGATAATTATTATAATCAAGCATCTTGGAGAGGAACTTGGGAATTAGATGGTGGAACCTTTATGAATCAATGTATTCACAACATTGATTTATTAAACTGGATGATGGATTCTGAAATTGATACAGTTTATTCCATTGCAAATACCTTTTCTCGAAAGATTGAAGGAGAAGATTATGGAGTTATTTTAATTCAATATAAAAATGGAAAAATCGGAACAATAGAAGGAAGTGTAATTACATATCCTAAAAATTTAGAAGAAACTTTAACAATTGTGGGAGAAAAAGGGACAGTAGTCGTTGGAGGAACAGCAGTCAACAAAGTAGATGTTTGGAGAGTGACTGGAGATAATGAAGAAGATTTTAAACAGATTGATTGTGGGGATCCAAATTCTGTCTATGGGTACGGGCATGAAGCTCTGTATAAAGATTTTATTGAAGCAATAGAAAAAAATCGGGAGCCATTAGTAAATGGTGTGGACGGAATGTTAGCTATAAAGATTATTTTGGCAGCTTATAAATCAAGAAAAACAGGATTGCCAGTGAAATTCGATGAGTTGAAAGAATTTTCGACTTTGGAGATGAAAAAGTAA